The following coding sequences lie in one Spartobacteria bacterium genomic window:
- a CDS encoding tetratricopeptide repeat protein, with amino-acid sequence MKHIAICLLLFLTVTAASSWAQAKKAAMINVHPGPEVLFQEAGTCYDQGDLTRAASLYNELANQNYNQFSVFFNLGNTCFRMGEYGEAILNFKRALALQPRDHDTLANLRFALESAGSVVPQPNIITRLLQILTFNEWIAAASVLWISLALFTIIYIMKPDLQPALLRILAINAVLLAIAIAACANGFMLQHQKEAVIIAKSPTAHSAPLSDSTTLFKLPEGSVVRIIGTSGEWINIDASGQHAWINKKDCSAVALQ; translated from the coding sequence ATGAAACACATAGCTATTTGTCTTTTGCTCTTTCTGACCGTAACGGCCGCATCGTCCTGGGCTCAGGCAAAAAAAGCGGCGATGATCAACGTCCATCCCGGCCCGGAGGTCTTGTTCCAGGAAGCCGGCACATGCTACGATCAGGGCGATCTGACACGGGCCGCCAGTCTCTACAACGAACTTGCGAATCAGAACTACAACCAGTTTTCCGTTTTTTTCAACCTGGGTAACACCTGTTTTCGTATGGGCGAATACGGGGAAGCGATCCTTAATTTCAAACGGGCACTAGCATTGCAGCCGCGCGATCATGATACGTTGGCGAACCTCCGTTTTGCCTTGGAAAGTGCTGGGTCCGTGGTACCGCAACCCAACATCATCACACGTCTGCTTCAAATCCTCACCTTCAACGAGTGGATCGCAGCCGCATCGGTTTTATGGATCTCGCTGGCACTCTTTACCATCATTTACATCATGAAACCCGACCTGCAGCCTGCATTGTTGCGAATCCTCGCCATCAACGCAGTCCTGCTTGCCATAGCCATCGCCGCCTGCGCCAACGGGTTCATGCTGCAGCACCAAAAAGAAGCCGTCATCATCGCCAAATCCCCAACGGCTCATTCCGCACCTCTCAGTGACAGTACAACCCTGTTCAAACTGCCCGAAGGCTCTGTCGTTCGCATCATCGGAACCAGTGGAGAATGGATCAACATTGATGCATCCGGCCAACACGCATGGATCAATAAAAAAGACTGCTCTGCCGTCGCCCTGCAATGA
- a CDS encoding glycosyltransferase, which translates to MNKNETLSVVIPVFNEEASLQELIDRTLAACEKTNCVFEIILVDDGSRDQSRKMIEDASIKYPGQIIGLLLNRNYGQHAAVMAGFAQTKGDMIISLDADLQNPPEEIPNVADKMREGFDVVGTVRVPRQDKAFRKIGSWVVNRAAQKATGVNMNDYGCMLRGYRRHIIDAMLQCHERSTFIPILANSFARKTVEIEVNHSHRAAGDSKYSIWKLINLQFDLLTSMTTAPLRLLSVVGAGISFLGFAFGLFLIVMRLIHGPVWAAQGVFTLFAAVFIFIGAQFVAMGLLGEYIGRIYNDVRARPRYFIQSVLGKTQLETDAK; encoded by the coding sequence ATGAATAAAAATGAAACCCTTTCCGTTGTCATTCCCGTTTTTAATGAGGAAGCATCACTTCAGGAATTGATTGATCGCACCCTCGCCGCCTGTGAGAAAACAAACTGTGTATTTGAAATTATTCTGGTCGATGACGGGAGCCGAGATCAGTCCCGGAAGATGATTGAGGACGCGTCTATTAAGTATCCCGGTCAGATTATTGGTCTGCTGCTGAATCGCAATTATGGACAGCATGCCGCAGTCATGGCCGGATTTGCCCAGACAAAAGGGGACATGATTATTTCGCTGGATGCCGACTTGCAGAATCCGCCCGAAGAGATTCCTAATGTGGCGGATAAAATGCGGGAAGGGTTCGACGTCGTCGGTACCGTTCGTGTGCCGCGTCAGGATAAGGCGTTTCGCAAAATCGGTTCGTGGGTGGTGAATCGCGCTGCGCAGAAGGCCACCGGCGTGAATATGAATGATTACGGTTGTATGCTTCGCGGATATCGCCGGCATATCATCGATGCCATGCTTCAGTGCCATGAACGGAGTACTTTTATTCCTATTCTGGCCAATAGTTTTGCTAGAAAAACGGTGGAGATCGAAGTCAATCATAGCCATCGCGCGGCGGGCGATTCGAAGTATAGTATATGGAAACTCATTAACTTGCAGTTTGATCTGTTGACCAGCATGACCACCGCACCCTTGCGGTTGCTGAGTGTTGTCGGTGCAGGTATTTCTTTCTTAGGCTTTGCATTCGGTTTGTTTTTAATCGTTATGCGTCTGATTCATGGGCCGGTATGGGCCGCACAGGGAGTCTTTACCCTGTTTGCAGCGGTGTTCATTTTTATCGGTGCTCAGTTTGTAGCTATGGGCCTGCTGGGGGAATATATTGGACGTATTTATAACGACGTACGCGCCAGGCCCCGCTACTTTATCCAGAGCGTTCTGGGTAAAACACAGCTGGAGACCGACGCGAAATAG
- a CDS encoding transposase, which translates to MLVGLCVDKRTMRRARIKRDGLAYYHCMTRVVGRQMLLGEAEKGHMQRLIRRVEGFTGVKVLTYALMTNHFHLLLEEPDRGTVVSDEELMVRLRALYSAEEMVEIELRWKDWEAMGNMGAVEVDKARYRRRMHDISEFMKTLKHRFSFWYNRMHDRKGTLWSERFKSVLVEGGNALRTVASYIEMNAVRAGVVDDPAAYGFCGFGEAVGGSLRAQDGIVELMVRRGLFHGEVPDRDWGVVSEKYMEDVLMYGVSRGILNRIRYFTDGQVLGSRGFVEAFFAENRDYFGPKRVVGGCKVQGEWQGLYAIRNVGRVVKKLLPDVVVQDGG; encoded by the coding sequence ATGCTCGTTGGTTTGTGTGTAGATAAACGCACTATGAGACGAGCAAGAATAAAAAGAGATGGATTGGCATATTATCACTGCATGACGCGGGTGGTTGGTCGGCAGATGTTGCTGGGGGAGGCGGAGAAAGGGCATATGCAGCGACTGATTCGGCGTGTGGAAGGGTTCACGGGGGTGAAAGTGTTGACGTATGCGTTGATGACGAATCATTTTCATTTGTTGCTGGAGGAGCCGGATCGGGGGACTGTGGTATCGGATGAGGAGCTGATGGTGCGGTTGAGGGCGTTGTATTCGGCGGAGGAGATGGTGGAAATTGAGTTGCGGTGGAAGGATTGGGAGGCGATGGGGAATATGGGGGCTGTGGAAGTGGATAAGGCACGATATCGCAGGCGGATGCATGATATAAGCGAGTTTATGAAGACACTGAAGCATCGGTTTTCATTTTGGTATAATCGGATGCATGATCGCAAGGGGACGTTGTGGTCGGAGCGGTTTAAGAGCGTTTTGGTCGAGGGTGGCAATGCTTTGCGGACCGTGGCTTCGTATATAGAGATGAATGCGGTGAGAGCGGGCGTTGTTGATGATCCGGCGGCTTATGGGTTTTGTGGTTTTGGTGAGGCTGTGGGGGGATCGCTGCGGGCTCAGGACGGGATTGTTGAGCTGATGGTTCGGAGGGGGCTGTTTCATGGCGAAGTGCCGGATCGGGATTGGGGCGTGGTGTCGGAGAAATATATGGAGGATGTGTTGATGTATGGGGTGTCGCGGGGGATTCTGAACAGGATTCGCTATTTTACGGATGGTCAGGTTTTGGGGAGCAGGGGGTTTGTTGAGGCATTTTTTGCGGAAAATCGGGATTATTTTGGTCCAAAGCGCGTGGTTGGCGGATGCAAAGTACAAGGCGAATGGCAGGGGTTGTATGCCATTCGCAATGTGGGGCGCGTTGTTAAGAAGTTGCTACCTGATGTTGTTGTGCAGGATGGGGGATGA
- a CDS encoding PD-(D/E)XK nuclease family protein, producing MKIFFDWVMPALDQAVDFFTVDRGSGVLDLSDQMIIVPTTHAGRRLRERLALRVAENSGKGKGAVLPGIVGEADILLRKTGTSRLAVANGMTAKWAFMSCMKEWRQADDQHISAVFPQGWPDDDSLLGFADEFSRLRSMLCDEGHTVASFAEGLEDDHPEYERWRVLARWEDLLITELEKHGVSDASTTRLAQAIDPGIPEGISRIVVLFVADLSPLSVMALEKWAKKLPVVICIHAPESMCDGFDEWGRPDRTYWEKRSIPLENDWIELSAEPSEQLNRIADIVDASGTGAALGVPQSDLIPYLRNQLKNKGIHGFDPGGITARLVSLYQVILGLLDLSAQAEYEQVASLLRGADLVAYFESTVPDCSQKRLFEELAGFQNKHLPLDLAAITTLLQTHGETYTLLNAVICQLNDWVERIRDHGITTQIPAILSEIYTNKTLSPLTNSEDAAFAALAGWISELLGELRDLSAIWPMGHHIKRVARHELTRCMLKSERPAGRTIDLLGWVELHWEDAPLLLIAGMNDGAVPTDVVGHIFLGDTLRKEMNIRDNRFYLARDVYLMSAILASHDAGCVRMFLSKTGLGGRDPLKPSRLLLRESDDEKLAHRVQWLFREVHSEQSAVKRDGLRRMQLPSPDTLLPLDHLQVTDLASYVRSPFNFYLERRLGMRRLHDQKMEMDAMDFGSLAHGIMQDFAESTQRSSDDAEDIDACLSALLDQTMHFIYGANWSLPIELQWLALKERLHYAAKIQANSVREGWNIIAAEIPFEAEIGGIRLTGRIDRIDEHKDGRLRIIDYKTSDKAVGPADHHRKKGKEEPRWTDFQLPIYYAAYKKKHPEKIIECGYFVLPKAVADTNILLWDDINSETACALEEAENVVTQIRKGIFWPPRRLSSDLEPLFCRSPEEMFDEAALRQLGKS from the coding sequence ATGAAAATATTTTTTGACTGGGTTATGCCTGCATTAGATCAGGCTGTGGATTTTTTTACTGTTGACCGGGGCAGTGGCGTACTGGATTTATCGGATCAGATGATCATTGTTCCTACAACGCATGCGGGTCGTCGGTTGAGGGAGCGGTTGGCTCTGAGGGTCGCTGAAAACAGCGGTAAAGGTAAAGGTGCTGTATTGCCGGGCATCGTGGGCGAGGCGGACATACTGTTGCGAAAGACAGGAACATCACGACTAGCAGTGGCGAATGGAATGACAGCTAAGTGGGCCTTTATGTCGTGTATGAAGGAATGGCGACAGGCGGATGATCAACATATTTCGGCGGTTTTTCCTCAGGGGTGGCCTGATGATGATTCGCTACTAGGGTTTGCGGATGAATTTAGTCGTTTGAGGTCGATGTTATGTGACGAGGGTCATACAGTCGCATCTTTTGCAGAGGGTTTGGAGGATGATCATCCAGAGTATGAGCGATGGCGGGTTTTAGCGCGGTGGGAAGATTTGCTTATTACAGAGTTAGAAAAACACGGGGTTTCTGATGCATCAACTACTAGACTGGCTCAGGCGATTGACCCTGGCATTCCTGAAGGCATTTCGCGCATTGTTGTATTGTTTGTTGCAGATTTATCGCCTTTGTCGGTGATGGCTCTGGAGAAATGGGCTAAAAAACTACCTGTAGTGATTTGCATTCATGCGCCGGAATCTATGTGTGACGGGTTTGATGAATGGGGACGTCCGGATCGGACGTACTGGGAAAAACGAAGCATTCCTTTGGAGAATGACTGGATTGAATTATCGGCTGAACCGTCGGAGCAATTGAATCGAATTGCAGATATTGTCGATGCATCGGGAACAGGTGCCGCACTGGGTGTCCCTCAGTCGGATTTAATTCCCTATCTGCGCAACCAACTGAAAAACAAGGGCATCCATGGATTTGATCCGGGAGGGATAACCGCACGTTTGGTTTCTTTATATCAGGTTATTCTGGGATTACTGGATCTGAGTGCACAGGCTGAATACGAGCAGGTGGCCTCGTTATTGCGAGGTGCCGACCTCGTCGCCTACTTCGAATCAACCGTTCCGGACTGTTCGCAAAAACGATTATTTGAAGAGTTGGCTGGGTTTCAAAACAAGCATCTTCCGCTGGATTTGGCGGCTATAACCACCTTATTGCAAACACATGGTGAAACATATACGCTTCTTAACGCAGTTATCTGCCAGCTCAACGACTGGGTTGAGCGCATAAGGGATCACGGCATCACAACACAGATTCCGGCGATATTAAGTGAAATCTACACCAACAAGACCCTGTCGCCATTGACAAACAGTGAAGATGCGGCTTTTGCAGCACTTGCCGGCTGGATTTCTGAGCTGTTGGGTGAGCTTCGAGATTTATCGGCTATATGGCCCATGGGGCATCACATCAAGCGCGTTGCCCGACACGAATTAACTCGCTGTATGCTCAAGTCAGAACGCCCGGCGGGAAGAACCATCGATTTACTTGGCTGGGTAGAACTGCACTGGGAAGATGCCCCCCTGCTACTCATTGCAGGAATGAATGACGGTGCGGTTCCTACAGATGTCGTTGGACATATTTTTCTCGGCGACACGTTGCGTAAAGAAATGAATATCCGGGATAATCGGTTCTATCTGGCACGCGACGTCTATTTAATGTCGGCGATTCTGGCATCTCATGATGCAGGGTGCGTTCGTATGTTTCTAAGTAAAACAGGACTGGGCGGTCGTGATCCGCTCAAACCATCGCGTCTGCTACTACGGGAAAGCGACGATGAAAAACTGGCTCATCGTGTTCAATGGTTATTTCGCGAAGTTCACAGCGAACAAAGTGCCGTTAAACGCGATGGACTGAGGCGCATGCAGCTTCCGTCGCCGGACACCCTGCTTCCGCTGGACCATTTACAGGTCACCGATCTGGCATCCTACGTACGCAGTCCTTTCAACTTTTACCTGGAGCGACGATTGGGCATGCGACGGCTGCACGACCAAAAAATGGAAATGGATGCCATGGATTTCGGGTCGCTGGCTCATGGTATTATGCAAGATTTTGCAGAGAGCACACAGCGCAGTTCTGATGATGCGGAAGACATTGATGCCTGTTTATCAGCGTTACTAGATCAAACCATGCATTTTATTTACGGAGCCAACTGGTCGCTCCCCATTGAACTACAATGGCTGGCATTAAAAGAACGGCTGCACTATGCAGCGAAAATCCAAGCGAACTCAGTCCGGGAGGGATGGAATATCATTGCGGCAGAAATACCGTTTGAAGCAGAAATCGGAGGCATTCGCCTTACAGGGCGGATTGACCGGATTGATGAACACAAAGACGGCCGACTGCGCATCATTGATTACAAAACATCGGACAAAGCCGTGGGTCCCGCAGATCATCACCGGAAAAAGGGAAAGGAAGAACCTCGCTGGACAGACTTTCAGCTGCCCATCTACTACGCAGCGTACAAAAAGAAACATCCTGAAAAGATCATCGAATGTGGCTATTTTGTTTTACCCAAAGCCGTTGCCGACACCAATATACTGTTATGGGATGACATCAACAGCGAGACAGCCTGCGCATTGGAAGAGGCGGAAAACGTGGTTACACAAATCCGCAAGGGCATCTTCTGGCCACCTCGGCGTTTATCCAGCGATTTAGAACCGTTGTTCTGCCGTAGTCCCGAAGAAATGTTTGACGAAGCCGCATTGCGCCAGCTGGGAAAAAGCTAA
- a CDS encoding VWA domain-containing protein has translation MIRWGAYHMLMWAWVLVPLAWILYRLRKQQKKQLETLIDADVVSHLAPRLNPKLMRNKNILWLGAILLMILALARPQWGYHWDEVQRRGLDIMVVLDTSKSMLTQDVKPNRLQQAKWGIRDLLGKLHGDRVGLISFAGSAFLQCPLTMDYPAFAMMLDDVYAGIIPRGGTAISKALKEAVESFEYDSAADKAIILVTDGEDHDGDPASLIDELKAKGIMVFAIGVGTLEGELIATTDQNGAQTFIKDANNQVVKSALNEEPLRQLAMETGGIYVRSAPGDFGLDQIYDRGINKLQRADQESKMVKIYEDHFSWFLTAAFILLILEAALAFGKKGAKKRIPAITAVLLAGAFLLPNQVRAEENEDPFAYMQAGLTAMNAAGKAEAAESVQPAEPVDNTSTNAAAMAEAMPSESEKQYQQAAAYFEKAADLTRSNEELDAAVAWYNLGNALYKLKQFDKASTAYQNALTSSDLALQSKAYFNQGNAAMEIMQTTDTPTFKTMVEQLDHAMSLYEKSMMLDADDVDAKKNYEAALRLKTGLLNAQMSIQTLISQSRNMVRDGRIVDALQSMQTNMQQPAVQRILQMDQELGKKLQETIQKISDVAKIDQDVAKELQQVQDQMDKIKTLPTIQNNGGTSDE, from the coding sequence ATGATACGCTGGGGTGCTTATCACATGTTGATGTGGGCCTGGGTTCTTGTCCCGCTGGCCTGGATTTTATATCGCCTGCGCAAGCAGCAGAAAAAACAGCTTGAGACACTGATTGATGCCGATGTGGTCTCTCATCTGGCACCTCGCTTGAATCCCAAACTCATGCGCAACAAGAACATACTCTGGCTGGGCGCGATACTGCTGATGATTCTCGCACTGGCCCGCCCGCAATGGGGTTATCATTGGGACGAAGTACAGCGGCGCGGACTGGACATCATGGTGGTGCTGGATACATCGAAATCCATGCTCACACAGGATGTGAAACCCAATCGCCTGCAGCAGGCCAAATGGGGCATTCGCGATCTGCTGGGCAAACTGCATGGCGATCGTGTCGGCCTGATTTCCTTTGCCGGCAGTGCGTTTCTGCAGTGTCCGCTGACCATGGATTATCCGGCCTTTGCCATGATGCTGGATGACGTCTATGCCGGAATCATTCCGCGCGGCGGCACCGCCATTTCCAAGGCACTGAAAGAAGCGGTGGAAAGCTTCGAATACGACAGCGCGGCCGATAAAGCCATTATTCTGGTGACCGACGGAGAGGATCATGACGGCGATCCCGCATCGCTCATCGACGAGCTGAAAGCCAAAGGCATCATGGTGTTTGCCATTGGCGTCGGCACCCTCGAAGGCGAACTCATTGCCACCACCGATCAAAATGGTGCACAGACCTTTATTAAGGATGCCAACAATCAGGTCGTAAAATCAGCACTGAACGAAGAGCCGCTGCGTCAGCTGGCCATGGAAACCGGCGGCATTTACGTCCGTTCCGCCCCCGGCGACTTTGGACTTGATCAGATTTATGACCGTGGCATAAACAAACTCCAACGTGCAGATCAGGAATCGAAAATGGTTAAAATTTACGAAGATCACTTCTCATGGTTTCTTACCGCCGCCTTCATCCTGCTCATACTGGAGGCTGCACTGGCTTTTGGGAAAAAAGGTGCAAAAAAACGTATTCCCGCCATCACAGCAGTGTTGCTCGCAGGCGCCTTTCTGCTTCCGAATCAGGTTCGGGCTGAGGAAAACGAAGATCCTTTTGCCTACATGCAAGCCGGATTGACCGCCATGAACGCGGCAGGCAAAGCCGAAGCCGCTGAATCAGTTCAACCTGCGGAACCCGTCGATAATACGTCTACCAACGCCGCAGCCATGGCCGAAGCCATGCCCTCTGAATCGGAAAAACAGTACCAGCAGGCCGCCGCCTATTTTGAAAAAGCCGCCGATCTGACACGCAGTAATGAAGAACTGGATGCCGCCGTGGCCTGGTATAATCTGGGGAATGCGCTGTACAAACTGAAGCAGTTCGACAAAGCCTCCACGGCTTATCAGAATGCACTGACATCATCGGATTTAGCCCTGCAAAGCAAGGCCTACTTCAATCAGGGCAATGCCGCCATGGAAATCATGCAGACCACCGACACCCCGACCTTTAAGACGATGGTAGAGCAACTGGATCACGCCATGTCGCTCTATGAAAAATCCATGATGCTGGATGCCGATGATGTCGATGCCAAAAAGAATTATGAGGCGGCTCTGCGCTTGAAAACCGGCCTGCTCAATGCCCAGATGTCCATCCAGACCCTTATCTCGCAATCGCGGAATATGGTGCGCGATGGACGCATCGTCGACGCCCTCCAGAGCATGCAGACCAACATGCAGCAACCTGCCGTTCAGCGTATCCTTCAAATGGATCAGGAACTGGGCAAAAAACTGCAAGAAACGATACAAAAAATCAGCGACGTCGCCAAAATCGATCAGGACGTCGCCAAGGAACTGCAACAGGTTCAAGATCAGATGGATAAAATAAAGACACTGCCCACGATACAAAACAACGGAGGAACCTCCGATGAATAA
- a CDS encoding ribonuclease HIII produces MAQINSFSYTLTPEQQQRMITVLKEGNYVPKKVPYTIMAVAADKCSVNLYKSGKLLIQGKGAQEFVLFVVEPMVLQSASLGYEAEAMDADPESSEPHCGIDESGKGDFFGPLVIAAVYVDPRIAEELRKAGVKDSKVIKSDRRIREIARAIRTAVKGQYAFVTIGSRAYNRLYMKIHNVNSILAWGHARAIENILDKVPGCPRALSDQFGPKQQIERALMKNGRSIVLDQRPKAESDIAVAAASILAREGFINALDKMKEQYGIEFPRGASAQVREAAEQLVRSKGAATLVDTAKCHFATTDKVLSACGEQRASLGELGQAQSKSAYAPKK; encoded by the coding sequence ATGGCTCAAATTAACTCGTTTTCTTATACTCTCACGCCGGAACAGCAGCAACGGATGATTACGGTGCTGAAAGAGGGCAATTATGTTCCGAAAAAAGTTCCCTACACCATCATGGCTGTCGCTGCGGATAAATGCAGTGTTAACCTCTATAAGAGCGGTAAGCTTTTGATTCAGGGAAAAGGGGCTCAGGAATTTGTTTTATTTGTGGTAGAACCAATGGTGCTGCAGTCCGCCTCGCTTGGTTACGAGGCCGAGGCAATGGATGCCGACCCCGAGAGCAGTGAACCGCATTGCGGCATTGATGAAAGTGGAAAAGGCGACTTTTTCGGCCCGCTGGTTATCGCTGCGGTTTATGTGGATCCACGCATTGCGGAAGAGCTGCGCAAGGCGGGAGTGAAGGATAGTAAAGTGATTAAGAGTGACCGGCGAATCCGCGAGATAGCGCGGGCGATTCGTACGGCGGTCAAAGGACAGTATGCCTTCGTTACCATTGGATCCCGTGCCTACAATCGTCTGTATATGAAAATCCATAATGTGAACAGTATTCTGGCATGGGGTCATGCGAGAGCGATTGAGAATATTCTGGATAAGGTGCCGGGTTGCCCCAGAGCACTGTCGGATCAGTTCGGACCGAAACAGCAGATTGAGCGGGCTCTGATGAAAAATGGGCGCTCTATTGTGCTCGATCAGCGGCCCAAAGCGGAATCGGATATCGCTGTTGCGGCCGCGTCGATTCTTGCCCGCGAGGGATTTATCAACGCACTGGATAAAATGAAGGAGCAGTACGGAATTGAATTCCCGCGCGGTGCTTCGGCTCAGGTGCGAGAGGCGGCGGAACAGCTGGTGCGCTCAAAGGGGGCGGCCACGCTGGTTGATACCGCCAAATGTCATTTTGCTACAACAGATAAAGTGCTGAGTGCCTGCGGTGAACAGCGTGCTTCTTTGGGAGAGCTGGGACAGGCGCAGTCGAAATCAGCATATGCGCCAAAAAAATGA
- a CDS encoding protein BatD codes for MQCDRMNNPLIAQIAKSKRSNDWNVLKQKFQSLELLRRALRGKFQSLELFKTKVPIIGTFQKARVSPLHACCGLAFLFLLLSSSGVLAAFTAEMDLQPRTLRVGEPAKLTITIRGMNNPPAPSIKAIDGLQIHGPSMGTTMNMQIINGRQSIDRATILTYSVVPLKGGEYTIGPYAYMVDNQSVKLPAIQLSVVDDQGGNAAASSSQAIFAELSTSTDNIYTSEIFDLVVSIYHRDNIGIGRDISLLNFSTAGLSLQPFEELQAQRVAKDNIIYNVRRFRCKAYALTAGQFQLNPTLRVPVMMPRERRQRHSFFDDPFADLFGSTPTQPVDITPEPLDINVQSLPTKNKPADFSGAVGQYLLAVDVRPAELDAGDPVTINVVISGKGNFETVNSPKFADNVQFKAYEARRLESDFKPEQGIGRKVFEQVVIPKDENVKEIPAIHFSFFNPVQGTYQTITKGPFPITVHATEKSAGAQVLTPDLKGTEEQAKILGTDLVYLRPPPAVWTKNKPVPFYRKMWFLVVPILPPLLVFITWLLQRRRHELTTNVAKARRLKAPRAAQEGIKAARHAIHSKDMPAFYNGLWMALSSYFGHRLNLSPGEINSELVIEHCKQAKADDVTIQNLANLFALCDQGRFGMGRSLSEKEQRDKISELTNILKNAERISL; via the coding sequence ATGCAATGCGATAGAATGAACAACCCGCTCATAGCCCAAATCGCGAAAAGTAAACGTTCCAATGATTGGAACGTTCTAAAACAAAAGTTCCAATCATTGGAACTTTTGCGGCGCGCCCTCCGGGGGAAGTTCCAATCATTGGAACTTTTCAAAACAAAAGTTCCAATCATTGGAACTTTTCAAAAAGCCCGCGTGTCACCGCTCCATGCGTGTTGCGGACTGGCCTTCTTGTTTTTACTGCTCAGCAGCTCCGGTGTCCTCGCCGCCTTTACAGCAGAAATGGATCTACAGCCACGCACCCTTCGCGTCGGTGAACCGGCGAAGCTGACCATTACCATTCGCGGCATGAACAATCCGCCCGCACCATCCATTAAGGCTATCGACGGGTTGCAAATTCATGGTCCTTCCATGGGCACAACCATGAACATGCAGATCATCAATGGCAGACAATCTATTGATCGCGCCACTATTTTGACCTATTCGGTCGTTCCGCTGAAGGGCGGCGAATATACGATTGGCCCCTATGCGTATATGGTAGATAATCAGTCGGTTAAACTTCCGGCGATCCAGCTGTCGGTGGTCGATGACCAGGGCGGAAATGCTGCCGCCAGCAGCTCCCAGGCGATATTTGCTGAGCTGAGCACCAGCACGGACAACATTTATACATCGGAGATTTTCGATCTGGTTGTATCGATTTATCATCGCGATAATATCGGCATCGGACGCGATATCAGCCTGTTGAATTTCTCCACCGCCGGATTAAGTTTACAGCCTTTTGAAGAACTTCAGGCCCAACGTGTTGCCAAGGACAACATCATTTATAATGTAAGACGTTTCCGCTGCAAAGCCTATGCGTTGACAGCTGGGCAGTTCCAGCTCAACCCCACCCTGCGCGTTCCTGTCATGATGCCACGTGAACGCCGTCAGCGCCACAGCTTTTTCGACGATCCCTTTGCCGATCTCTTTGGCAGCACACCCACACAGCCTGTGGACATTACACCCGAACCATTGGATATCAACGTGCAGTCGCTGCCGACAAAAAATAAACCCGCTGATTTTAGCGGCGCGGTCGGTCAATATCTGCTGGCGGTGGATGTGCGTCCGGCGGAACTGGATGCAGGAGATCCTGTGACGATTAACGTGGTCATTTCCGGCAAGGGCAATTTTGAAACAGTGAATTCGCCAAAATTCGCCGACAATGTGCAGTTCAAGGCCTACGAAGCACGTCGATTGGAAAGTGATTTTAAACCGGAACAGGGCATTGGACGTAAGGTCTTTGAGCAGGTGGTGATTCCAAAAGATGAAAATGTGAAGGAAATCCCCGCCATTCATTTCAGTTTTTTCAATCCCGTACAGGGAACCTATCAGACCATCACCAAAGGCCCCTTCCCTATTACCGTGCATGCGACCGAAAAATCGGCTGGTGCGCAAGTGCTAACGCCTGACCTGAAAGGCACGGAGGAGCAGGCCAAAATCCTGGGTACAGATCTGGTATACCTGCGTCCCCCCCCGGCGGTCTGGACAAAAAATAAACCTGTTCCATTCTATCGCAAAATGTGGTTTCTGGTCGTTCCCATCCTGCCGCCACTGCTGGTCTTTATCACATGGCTATTGCAACGCCGGCGCCATGAACTAACAACCAACGTGGCAAAAGCCCGCAGACTGAAAGCGCCCAGGGCTGCACAAGAAGGCATCAAGGCCGCACGGCACGCCATTCACTCCAAAGACATGCCGGCCTTCTACAACGGGTTGTGGATGGCCTTATCATCCTATTTCGGCCATCGCCTCAACCTCTCTCCCGGTGAAATCAACAGCGAGCTGGTTATCGAGCACTGTAAACAGGCAAAGGCCGACGACGTAACGATTCAAAATCTGGCGAACCTGTTTGCACTTTGCGACCAGGGACGTTTCGGCATGGGACGTTCCCTCAGTGAAAAGGAACAACGTGATAAAATCAGCGAACTAACCAATATTTTGAAAAATGCAGAAAGGATCTCGTTATGA